The proteins below are encoded in one region of Balaenoptera acutorostrata chromosome 11, mBalAcu1.1, whole genome shotgun sequence:
- the KRAS gene encoding GTPase KRas isoform X2: protein MRDQYMRTGEGFLCVFAINNTKSFEDIHHYREQIKRVKDSEDVPMVLVGNKCDLPSRTVDTKQAQDLARSYGIPFIETSAKTRQGVDDAFYTLVREIRKHKEKMSKDGKKKKKKSKTKCIIM, encoded by the exons ATGAGGGACCAGTACATGAGGACTGGGGAGGGCTTTCTTTGTGTATTTGCCATAAATAATACTAAATCATTTGAAGATATTCACCATTATAG agAACAAATAAAAAGAGTTAAAGACTCTGAAGATGTACCTATGGTTCTAGTAGGAAATAAATGTGATTTGCCTTCTAGAACAGTAGACACAAAACAGGCTCAGGACTTAGCAAGAAGTTATGGAATTCCTTTTATTGAAACATCTGCAAAGACAAGACAG GGTGTTGACGATGCCTTCTATACATTAGTTCGAGAAATtcgaaaacataaagaaaagatGAGCAAAGatggtaaaaagaagaaaaagaagtcaaagaCAAAGTGTATAATTATGTAA
- the ETFRF1 gene encoding electron transfer flavoprotein regulatory factor 1, with amino-acid sequence MASSLRGEVLNLYKNLLYLGRDYPKGADYFKRRLKSVFLKNKDVKDPEKIKELIEQGKFVMKELEALYFLRKYRAMKQRYYSDTNKTN; translated from the exons ATGGCCAGTTCTTTAAGAGGAGAAGTACTGAATCTTTATAAGAAT ctgCTGTATCTTGGACGAGACTATCCAAAAGGAGCAGACTACTTTAAAAGGCGTCTGAAGAgtgttttccttaaaaacaaagatGTGAAGGACCCAGAGAAGATCAAAGAACTTATTGAACAGGGCAAATTTGTAATGAAAGAACTAGAAGCATTATACTTCCTTAGGAAATATAGAGCTATGAAACAACGCTATTACTCAGATACCAACAAAACTAACTGA